One window of Ciconia boyciana chromosome 10, ASM3463844v1, whole genome shotgun sequence genomic DNA carries:
- the IDH1 gene encoding isocitrate dehydrogenase [NADP] cytoplasmic, giving the protein MSKKIHGGSVVEMQGDEMTRVIWELIKEKLIFPYVDLDLHSYDLGIEHRDATNDKVTVEAAEAIKKYNVGIKCATITPDEKRVEEFKLKQMWKSPNGTIRNILGGTVFREAIICKNIPRLVSGWVKPIVIGRHAYGDQYRATDFVVPGPGKVEMTYTPEDGGKPVTYLVHNFESCGGVAMGMYNLDQSIKDFAHSSFQMALSKGWPLYMSTKNTILKRYDGRFKDIFQEIYDREYKSQFEAKKIWYEHRLIDDMVAQALKSEGGFVWACKNYDGDVQSDSVAQGYGSLGMMTSVLICPDGKTVEAEAAHGTVTRHYRMHQKGQETSTNPIASIFAWTRGLAHRAKLDNNTSLKNFAAALEEVCIETIESGFMTKDLAACIKGLPNVTRSDYLNTFEFMDKLAENLKGKLASLPKL; this is encoded by the exons ATGTCTAAAAAAATCCATGGAGGCTCCGTTGTGGAGATGCAAGGAGATGAAATGACACGGGTCATCTGGGAACTGattaaagaaaagctgatttttcctTATGTAGATCTGGATTTGCACAG CTATGACTTGGGCATTGAGCATCGTGATGCTACAAATGATAAAGTAACTGTGGAAGCTGCTGAAGCCATAAAGAAATACAACGTTGGCATAAAGTGTGCAACCATCACTCCCGATGAGAAAAGAGTGGAGGAGTTCAAGTTGAAGCAGATGTGGAAGTCTCCCAATGGGACAATTAGAAACATCCTAGGTGGCACTGTCTTCAGGGAGGCTATTATCTGCAAGAACATTCCCCGGCTGGTGTCTGGATGGGTGAAACCCATTGTCATTGGCCGTCATGCTTATGGGGATCAA tacagAGCAACTGATTTTGTGGTACCTGGGCCTGGAAAAGTAGAGATGACCTACACTCCAGAAGATGGAGGCAAACCAGTCACATATCTGGTCCATAACTTTGAAA GCTGTGGTGGTGTAGCCATGGGAATGTACAATCTTGACCAGTCTATCAAGGATTTTGCCCACAGTTCCTTCCAAATGGCACTGTCTAAAGGCTGGCCCCTATACATGAGCACCAAGAACACCATCCTGAAGAGATACGATGGCCGCTTTAAAGACATCTTCCAAGAGATCTATGACAG agaatACAAGTCCCAGTTTGAAGCCAAAAAGATCTGGTATGAGCACAGGCTCATTGATGACATGGTTGCTCAGGCCCTGAAATCTGAAGGAGGCTTTGTCTGGGCCTGCAAGAACTACGACGGGGATGTGCAGTCTGACTCTGTTGCGCAAG GCTATGGCTCTCTGGGGATGATGACCAGTGTGCTGATCTGCCCTGATGGCAAGACTGTTGAAGCAGAAGCTGCTCACGGCACAGTTACTCGTCACTACCGCATGCACCAGAAAGGCCAAGAAACCTCCACTAACCCCATTG CCTCCATCTTTGCATGGACAAGAGGACTAGCTCACAGAGCTAAGCTGGACAACAACACTAGCCTCAAGAACTTTGCAGCTGCCCTGGAAGAAGTCTGCATTGAGACCATTGAATCTGGCTTCATGACAAAGGACCTTGCTGCCTGTATCAAAGGCCTACCTAA TGTCACACGCTCTGACTACCTGAACACCTTTGAGTTCATGGACAAGCTTGCTGAAAACTTGAAGGGGAAGCTGGCCTCTCTGCCCAAACTTTAA